The nucleotide sequence AGATGAAAGCCCCGGGGCCTTGCCCGCAGGGTTATCAGCGTCTGTTGCCACATACAGTTCTCCGCACGCTCGGCGCGCATTCTAGCGCGCTCAGGAAAAAAACAAAGAGCCTAATATTCCACCTTCGATGTAAGCCTTTGGCGCTGGAAAATCCTTGTCACCCACAAGACAAAAAGGCTTCGGAAAAACCGGCTCTTCCTGTGAGCGTTGACAAATCGCGGGCAAAAAAATGCCCGGCGAACCGGGCAATTTTTTACCGTGGGTCTACAGGTTGTAGCCACGCTCGTTGTGCTGGGCCAGATCCAGGCCGACAGCCTCTTCTTCCTCGGAGACACGTAGACCCATGACGGCGTCCAGGACCTTGAGGATGATGAAGGTGACGATCGCGGTGTAGATCACCGTGAAGCCCACGCCCTTGACTTGAATCCACACTTGCGCAGCGATATCGGTCACGGTGCCGAAGCCACCCAGGGCCGGCGCGGCGAACACGCCGGTGAGGATCGCGCCGAGGATACCGCCGATGCCATGCACGCCAAAGGCGTCCAGGGAGTCGTCATAGCCGAGTTTGCGCTTGAGGGTGGTTGCGCAGAAGAAGCACACCACACCCGCCGCCAGGCCGATGACCAGGGCGCCCATCGGGCCCACGGTGCCGGCAGCCGGGGTGATTGCAACCAGGCCCGCTACCACGCCCGAGGCGATGCCCAGTGCGCTTGGCTTGCCGTGGGCAATCCACTCGGCAAACATCCAGCCCAGTGCCGCAGCAGCGGTAGCAATCTGGGTCACCAGCATCGCCATGCCGGCAGTGCCGTTGGCGGCGACGGCGGAACCGGCGTTGAAACCGAACCAGCCGACCCACAGCATGGCCGCACCCATCAGGGTGTAACCCAGGTTATGCGGCGCCATTGGGGTGGTCGGGAAGCCTTTGCGCTTGCCCAGTACCAGGCACGCCACCAGGCCCGCGATACCGGCGTTGATGTGCACCACAGTGCCGCCGGCGAAGTCCAGCACGCCCCAGTCCCACAGCAGGCCGCCGTTGCCGGACCAGACCATGTGCGCAATCGGCGCATACACCAGGGTGAACCACACGCCCATGAAGATGAGCATGGCGGAGAACTTCATCCGCTCGGCAAAGGCGCCGACGATCAGGGCCGGGGTGATGATGGCGAATGTCATCTGGAACGTGACGAACACCGCCTCAGGGAACAACGCCGTCGGACCGGTGATGCTCGCCGGGGTCACGCCCGCCAAGAACGCTTTGCCCAGGCCGCCGATGAAGGAATTGAAATTGACGACGCCCTGCTCCATGCCAGTGGTGTCGAACGCGATGCTGTAGCCATAAATGACCCACAGGACGCTGATCAGACCGGTAATGGCAAAGCACTGCATCATCACGGAAAGAAGGTTTTTCGACCGAACCATGCCGCCGTAGAACAGCGCCAGGCCGGGAATAGTCATGAACAGTACAAGAATCGTGGCAGTCAGCATCCAGGCGGTGTCGCCGGAGTTGAGGACGGGGGCTGCCGCCTCTTCTGCCATGGCCAGGCCAGGCATTACGAAGGACAACAGGGCTCCTAGCCCTGCGAATTTACGCAGAGTCATATTGTTTTCTCCTGGGGCGTTGGGTTTGGCGGCTTTTTTAGATAGCGTCGGTATCGGTTTCGCCGGTACGGATGCGGATAGCCTGTTCCAGATTGACCACAAAGATCTTTCCGTCACCGATCTTGCCGGTGTTGGCAGCCTTGGTGATTGCCTCGATCACCCGGTCAAGATCCTTGTCGTCAATGGCGACGTCGATCTTCACCTTGGGCAGGAAATCGACCACGTATTCCGCGCCGCGATACAGCTCGGTGTGACCTTTCTGCCGACCGAAGCCTTTGACCTCAGTAACGGTAATGCCCTGCACGCCGATCTCGGACAACGACTCGCGCACGTCGTCCAACTTGAACGGCTTGATGATGGCAGTGACTAGCTTCATGAAACTCTCTCCCGAATTGGTGGACTTGCCCCAGGAAAACAAACCCGACTCAAGTCTAAGCGCAGTGCCTGGCTTTGTAACGCATCGTCGGCCCAAGTTGCCCGACCAGCGCCAGTCAACCGTGCCTGACGAAGCTCCCCGCTTCGCCTGGCTGCACTGCATTCGTCACAACGACTGCATCAGTGCATGGGTCATGAGCCTCTAAGCAGAAACCTTGCCATCTGTGCCCAAGCCCCGTGATTTCAAGGGTTTACCTGCCGCAACCACTTGCGCCGCCCCACGAACCGCAGCGATACGCACAACAACAGTGCGACGCCGCCCGACCCTGTGCGCAAAAAGCGTGCATCCGGCGCACCCGAATTGACTATAGACACTGCGTGATACACTGCCGCCATCGTTTTCAGGATTGCTGCCATGCTCGCCCCCAAAGACCTGCTCGACGCCCTCAGCGGCCACGCCTCCCGCCTCTTGAGCGGCGATACCCCCCTGCCCAAAAGCGAAATCGAAAGCCAGTTCAAGGCGCTGCTGCAAAGCGGCTTCAGCAAGCTGGACCTGGTAAGCCGGGAAGAATTCGACAGTCAGATGGTCGTACTGGCCCGCACCCGGGCGCGGCTGGAGAGCCTGGAGGCGAAGGTGGCGGAGTTGGAAGCGCGACTCACCACTGACGCGAAATAAGCGCTACCGATGAGATACGTTGCGGGCTCGCAATCGCTGCCAGCGATGCATTAAGGACGTGAGCCTTCAAACAGTAGGGGTGCCCGCTCCCTAATAAACGTCCTTCATTTCTCCAAGACCAGTCCTACAAGTATCGGCGTTGCTGACTGATTTCCGCGCCCATTCCTCCTCATTACAGTTCTCACCTTGAACTCGGTAGAACGCTACTAATGAGAAGAAAAGGAAAAGGACGCCAAGGGTCTGGATATCGCGATCTGGCATCGGGAAGTACTGTGCGGTCTGTGCTACGCGACTCCCAGGAAAAGCACTGTTCGCCTAAAAATCGTACTGCTTCAGGGCAGCCCGGACCATACCCATCCACTGCGCGGATGGGTCGCTCCGATAGCGCTTCTAACGACTGAGTTTTACGCGCGGATGCTGGGTTGCAATCAGATTGAGGTCAGTTGGCGGCATTTCTGCCACCCAGATCCGCTTTTTGAAAGTTGCGGCGGCCTGCGGTAAAGAGATGGAGCCAGCCGGTCTGCTCGCAGGCGCACGCGGCTGAAATCCGATGCTGTAAACGACTGACTTCATCACGATCTTTTGACGATTACCTATCCAGCACGCGTGACCTGAACGCTAGGGATCAGAGCCGGAAACGGCCCACCAGCGTATTGAAGGACAACGCCAGGTTGGACAACTCCTGGGTCGACGCATTGGTCTGGTTCGCCCCCGCCGCGGTCTGGGTCGAGAGATCCTGGATATTCACCAGGTTGCGGTCCACCTCACGGGCCACGTGGGCCTGCTCCTCGGACGCGGTAGCGATCACCAGGTTGCGGTCGTTGATCTGCGAAATACCGTCAGCGATCTGCTCCAGTGCCTCACCGGTGGCCCGAGCCAGACTCTGGGTCTCGGTGACCAGTGCCTGGCTCTTGCCCATGGCATCGACCGCGCCGTCGGCACGATTCTGGACCGCATGGATCATGCTTTCGATTTCACCGGTGGACGCCTGGGTGCGCGCTGCCAGGGCGCGAACCTCATCAGCCACCACGGCAAAGCCGCGCCCCTGCTCCCCTGCGCGAGCGGCCTCTATGGCTGCGTTGAGCGCCAGCAGGTTGGTCTGCTCGGCGATCCCGCGGATCACATCCAACACCTTACCGATATCCCGGACCTGCACGGCCAGATCACTGACCAATCCGGTGGATGAGGTAATTTCCCGGGTTGCATTGTTGATCGCCTGCACCGCATTACGGGCCTGATCGCGTCCATTGCTGGCTTGCGAACTGGTCGCTTGGGAGGCCTGGGAGGTGGAAACGGCATTGCGGGCCACCTCCTCCACTGCCGAGGTCATCTCAGTCACAGCCGTGGCCGCCTGTTGGATCTCGTCGTTCTGCCGGATCAGGGCACGACTGCCATCGTCAGTGACCGCGGTGAGCTCCTCGGCGGCGGAAGCCAACTGTTCCGAAGCGCTGGCAATCTGCTGGATGGTGGTTTTCAGGCTGGTTTGCATATCGCCCAGGGACTTGAGCAACTGACCGGCCTCGTCGCCACTGTTGCTGGTGATGTGCTGGGTCAGGTCACCCTGGGCAATGCGTTGCGCGCAATCAACCGCTACGGCAATCGGCCGGCTGATCAGCCGACTGATAAACACACCCAACAGTAGCGCCGCGATAAAGGCAATAACGATACCGCTGTACAGAACCGTCCTGGCCGACGCTTCCTGGCGTGTGGCGGCCTTGGCGTCTTCGCTGATCTGACGGTCATTGGAGTCGATCATGATGGTCAACTGGTCCATCACCTTGCGATAGGTCTTCTGCAAGTCACCCATCAGCAGGGTGCGAGCGTTCTCCAGGTCGCCGGCCGCCATCATTGCCACGTACTGCTGCACCATGGCCTGGTAGACCGGCCAATCACGGGCCATCTGGTCACCGGCAAGGCGTTCGTCTTCCGCCAGGTTGCCTTGACGATAAGCGGCGAAGGCCTGCTCACTGGCCAACTGATTGGCTTTCATCGAGGCCAGGAACTCATCCTTCATGCTCTGCGGAGCGTTGCTGGCAGTGGCGATGTACAGCCGGAACATGTCGCGCGTCTGGCCAACGGCCTTGGTCTTGGTTTGCGCCGTGTTGGCAACCGAGACCAGGTTGGTGTTGAAAGCGGTCTGCAGGCGTGCCGACAACGCAGCAACACCGCTGACGCCAAGCATGCCCACGGCGAGCGTGATCAGGGCGCAGAGGAAAAACGAAGTGAGCAGTTTGGTCGAGATTTTTGCGTCATAGAGCCAGTTCATTAGCGGATCCCTGTGGAGCAATGGCCCTTTGCCATATCAACCGAGAGATGCTAAGTCAGGCTAAATATTGACCACAATGCAGGGAATCGCATGACCGCTTGGATTATTCAACGATCATGCGCGGCCTTCAGGGATTGTTCCTGCTCAAGCGCAATTGGCAGTTCCAGTGCAAACAACGCCCCCTGCCCCGGCCCCGCACTCTGCACGGTCAGCTCACCGCCCAGCTCATGAGCCGCCAGGATGCAGCTGTGCAGGCCGAAACCGTGACCGTCGACGCGGGTCGTGAAGCCGTGTTCGAACAACCGAGGCAGATTGTCCATGGAGATACCCTCACCGTTGTCCTCGACCTCTATCCGTACACGCTGGTCGTCAATGGCCTTCAGGCGCAGGGTGATCCGCGAGGGACGGTCGGTGACCGGATCAAGCGCCTGTTTGGCGTTGTTGATGAGGTTGATCAGTATCTGCAGCACCTTGTGCTTATCCAGCGCCATGATCGGGGTATCGTTGAGCTCCTTGACCAGCGTCACGTGATGACGGGCCAGGGACACATGACAGATGCGCACCACATCCTCGATCAACTCGCGCAACGAGCCTGACTCCAACACGCTGGAATTGCCGGCATAGGACTGCTGGGTGGCGACGATTTCCTTGATATGGTCAATGCTCTTGGTCAGCTGCGCCAACTCATTGATCATGCTTTGCTGCTCGATTGCCAGCGATTCGGCCAGCTTGCCGAGATAGTCCGGTAGTGCCCGACCTTTCGGGTCGCTGCTGAAGAAGTCGCCGAGATCATCGGAATGCTCCTTCATCAATTGAACCACCTTGGCGACCCCCTGCCCTTTGGACGTATGGACTTTGTCGTACAGGACCTGGGCCGACACATTGACGCTATTGAGAACGTTGCCCACGTTATGCAGCACGTTGGTGGCGATT is from Pseudomonas sp. B21-056 and encodes:
- a CDS encoding ammonium transporter, whose translation is MTLRKFAGLGALLSFVMPGLAMAEEAAAPVLNSGDTAWMLTATILVLFMTIPGLALFYGGMVRSKNLLSVMMQCFAITGLISVLWVIYGYSIAFDTTGMEQGVVNFNSFIGGLGKAFLAGVTPASITGPTALFPEAVFVTFQMTFAIITPALIVGAFAERMKFSAMLIFMGVWFTLVYAPIAHMVWSGNGGLLWDWGVLDFAGGTVVHINAGIAGLVACLVLGKRKGFPTTPMAPHNLGYTLMGAAMLWVGWFGFNAGSAVAANGTAGMAMLVTQIATAAAALGWMFAEWIAHGKPSALGIASGVVAGLVAITPAAGTVGPMGALVIGLAAGVVCFFCATTLKRKLGYDDSLDAFGVHGIGGILGAILTGVFAAPALGGFGTVTDIAAQVWIQVKGVGFTVIYTAIVTFIILKVLDAVMGLRVSEEEEAVGLDLAQHNERGYNL
- the glnK gene encoding P-II family nitrogen regulator, giving the protein MKLVTAIIKPFKLDDVRESLSEIGVQGITVTEVKGFGRQKGHTELYRGAEYVVDFLPKVKIDVAIDDKDLDRVIEAITKAANTGKIGDGKIFVVNLEQAIRIRTGETDTDAI
- a CDS encoding sensor histidine kinase is translated as MNDLLALLTDNRFMPHGHCYLWRPDLLWTNVIADGLITFSYITIPFTLIYFIHKRKDVPFDWMLAAFGVFILACGTSHVMEILTIWQPYYWLSALVKVITAIASVITAVLLVRLVPAALKIPSPQQMARVNDELREAQAELVTTARRAGMAEIATNVLHNVGNVLNSVNVSAQVLYDKVHTSKGQGVAKVVQLMKEHSDDLGDFFSSDPKGRALPDYLGKLAESLAIEQQSMINELAQLTKSIDHIKEIVATQQSYAGNSSVLESGSLRELIEDVVRICHVSLARHHVTLVKELNDTPIMALDKHKVLQILINLINNAKQALDPVTDRPSRITLRLKAIDDQRVRIEVEDNGEGISMDNLPRLFEHGFTTRVDGHGFGLHSCILAAHELGGELTVQSAGPGQGALFALELPIALEQEQSLKAAHDR
- a CDS encoding methyl-accepting chemotaxis protein, whose amino-acid sequence is MQTSLKTTIQQIASASEQLASAAEELTAVTDDGSRALIRQNDEIQQAATAVTEMTSAVEEVARNAVSTSQASQATSSQASNGRDQARNAVQAINNATREITSSTGLVSDLAVQVRDIGKVLDVIRGIAEQTNLLALNAAIEAARAGEQGRGFAVVADEVRALAARTQASTGEIESMIHAVQNRADGAVDAMGKSQALVTETQSLARATGEALEQIADGISQINDRNLVIATASEEQAHVAREVDRNLVNIQDLSTQTAAGANQTNASTQELSNLALSFNTLVGRFRL
- a CDS encoding accessory factor UbiK family protein; its protein translation is MLAPKDLLDALSGHASRLLSGDTPLPKSEIESQFKALLQSGFSKLDLVSREEFDSQMVVLARTRARLESLEAKVAELEARLTTDAK